One genomic segment of Drosophila melanogaster chromosome 3R includes these proteins:
- the CG31473 gene encoding uncharacterized protein: MSTVLAQKLWCTLWSAGSLGRFAQHMSNAAHQVSCIGSEEQRVYEEPHVIFQNWLMAAQKEAPQVRPRLACMATVDKSGEPVTRLTSIEEVNSHGITFFTTLGSRQAGEISANPHVSLHFNWAPLMRSVRIAGSAHQLTEEQVRDQFRRFPRHVQMSITHGPRYAAAEWQSRSGFFARIGQRLNTWLGKQPEEIPMPHNWGGYILTPSLYEFGMLSGEKAGRTRVRFRRCLEMPRGTRVGHVQAERQDWVYDSCDEN; this comes from the exons ATGTCGACTGTTTTGGCACAAAAGCTGTGGTGTACGCTTTGGTCAGCAGGATCACTAGGTCGCTTTGCACAGCACATGAGCAACGCTGCCCACCAGGTGAGCTGTATAGGCAGCGAGGAGCAGCGGGTGTACGAGGAGCCACACGTAATCTTCCAGAACTGGCTGATGGCCGCCCAGAAGGAGGCTCCTCAGGTGCGGCCTCGACTGGCCTGCATGGCCACGGTGGACAAGTCCGGTGAGCCTGTGACCCGCCTAACCAGCATCGAGGAGGTCAATTCCCATGGAATCACCTTCTTCACAACCCTCGGCAGTCGGCAGGCGGGCGAGATAAGCGCCAATCCTCACGTGTCGCTACACTTCAACTGGGCGCCGCTCATGCGCAGTGTTCGCATAGCAGGATCTGCTCACCAGCTAACGGAGGAGCAGGTTCGGGACCAGTTCCGACGATTTCCGCGCCACGTCCAGATGAGCATCACCCATGGACCACGATACGCTGCGGCCGAGTGGCAATCCCGATCCGGGTTCTTTGCGCGGATCGGACAGCGCTTGAACACCTGGCTTGGCAAGCAACCGGAGGAGATCCCCATGCCGCACAACTGGGGAGGCTATATTCTTACACCCAGCCTATACGAATTCGGAATGCTAAGCGGCGAGAAGGCCGGTAGGACTCGGGTGCGATTCCGACGGTGTCTTGAAATGCCAAGG GGTACAAGAGTTGGTCACGTTCAAGCTGAAAGGCAGGACTGGGTTTATGATTCGTGTGATGAAAATTGA
- the sgll gene encoding sugarlethal, isoform B, producing MSQGASEVPLSALRLKYCERKDAFLEDNIKVKNPFCVFRDWLELALKTPEILEPNAAALATVSAEGRPSNRYVLVKEATAEGFTFFTNYGSRKAEDIKSNPYVAISFYWLPLRRSVRIEGVAEKISVEDSLKYFHQRPRASQIGAAASPQSQRIPSRSYLDDVEAAIKLELGPDGEVPLPNWGGYLVRPDLIEFWQGQTDRLHDRIRFRRGGGVESEVDSKLVHKGEDGWVYERLAP from the exons ATGAGCCAAGGTGCCTCGGAGGTGCCACTTTCGG CACTTCGTCTGAAGTACTGTGAGCGCAAGGACGCCTTCCTGGAGGATAACATCAAGGTGAAGAATCCCTTCTGTGTATTCCGAGACTGGCTGGAGTTGGCGCTGAAAACCCCGGAGATCTTGGAGCCCAATGCCGCCGCCCTGGCTACCGTGAGTGCGGAGGGTAGGCCTTCCAATCGCTATGTGCTGGTTAAAGAAGCCACCGCCGAGGGATTCACCTTCTTCACGAACTACGGTAGCCGCAAGGCTGAGGACATCAAGTCCAATCCCTATGTAGCCATATCCTTCTACTGGCTCCCTTTGCGGCGAAGTGTCCGCATCGAGGGCGTGGCTGAGAAGATCTCGGTGGAAGACTCCCTCAAGTACTTCCACCAGCGACCAAGAGCCAGCCAAATCGGAGCCGCTGCCAGTCCGCAGAGCCAGCGGATTCCGTCGCGCAGCTACTTGGACGACGTGGAGGCGGCAATTAAGCTAGAACTGGGTCCCGATGGCGAGGTGCCGCTGCCCAACTGGGGTGGCTACTTGGTGCGTCCCGACCTCATTGAGTTCTGGCAGGGTCAGACCGATCGGCTCCACGATCGCATCCGCTTTAGACGAGGTGGAGGAGTAGAATCCGAAGTCGACAGCAAACTGGTTCACAAAGGAGAGGATGGTTGGGTGTACGAACGGCTGGCTCCTTAG
- the sgll gene encoding sugarlethal, isoform A, whose translation MKLLQTIRRMSQGASEVPLSALRLKYCERKDAFLEDNIKVKNPFCVFRDWLELALKTPEILEPNAAALATVSAEGRPSNRYVLVKEATAEGFTFFTNYGSRKAEDIKSNPYVAISFYWLPLRRSVRIEGVAEKISVEDSLKYFHQRPRASQIGAAASPQSQRIPSRSYLDDVEAAIKLELGPDGEVPLPNWGGYLVRPDLIEFWQGQTDRLHDRIRFRRGGGVESEVDSKLVHKGEDGWVYERLAP comes from the exons A TGAAGTTGCTGCAAACAATTCGAAGGATGAGCCAAGGTGCCTCGGAGGTGCCACTTTCGG CACTTCGTCTGAAGTACTGTGAGCGCAAGGACGCCTTCCTGGAGGATAACATCAAGGTGAAGAATCCCTTCTGTGTATTCCGAGACTGGCTGGAGTTGGCGCTGAAAACCCCGGAGATCTTGGAGCCCAATGCCGCCGCCCTGGCTACCGTGAGTGCGGAGGGTAGGCCTTCCAATCGCTATGTGCTGGTTAAAGAAGCCACCGCCGAGGGATTCACCTTCTTCACGAACTACGGTAGCCGCAAGGCTGAGGACATCAAGTCCAATCCCTATGTAGCCATATCCTTCTACTGGCTCCCTTTGCGGCGAAGTGTCCGCATCGAGGGCGTGGCTGAGAAGATCTCGGTGGAAGACTCCCTCAAGTACTTCCACCAGCGACCAAGAGCCAGCCAAATCGGAGCCGCTGCCAGTCCGCAGAGCCAGCGGATTCCGTCGCGCAGCTACTTGGACGACGTGGAGGCGGCAATTAAGCTAGAACTGGGTCCCGATGGCGAGGTGCCGCTGCCCAACTGGGGTGGCTACTTGGTGCGTCCCGACCTCATTGAGTTCTGGCAGGGTCAGACCGATCGGCTCCACGATCGCATCCGCTTTAGACGAGGTGGAGGAGTAGAATCCGAAGTCGACAGCAAACTGGTTCACAAAGGAGAGGATGGTTGGGTGTACGAACGGCTGGCTCCTTAG
- the CG2993 gene encoding uncharacterized protein, isoform B, with protein MPIECLISFDNNPQGVYYAGQELSGVVDLSVDATKRIKGIHVTVSGYAKIRWIKKGYPRDSERAMCRAYRSYLSSRSYVLGSCANNSSIDWPAGEYSYTFHVILPDNLPTSFDGKYGQIHYEIITTIERAARHPKVFKLPFTVIQPLDLNADAIYRVPLEILDRKRFWSFCCPTGPLTVKFSTPYCGYAPGQKIHFVLYINNESSIDIIECEVKLKQEVSYESHDPQHEYRYDKHLIARKQFGNVLRWSRKVYRGYLDLPSIPPTSVKPTCPISVNYSIKIIVNPTEFHWKLKLKIPLTIGSIPIMDGPEALLRFNRQQQQHQVVSQNLQMSTQQRQRDRDRDRDMNVDRERDRDRDRDRISASVQQRRISSINNNNNNHGRLVGGLLPTNSNMNMITNVSPTPTSSTPSSTPTTAALRPTAMPAILVTSDSDNPPDYIPMMPPSYEDAMALSEKFSDDTEFLTNVSMSSILSAQADVTTKTLYDESSSRLRLTLSCQDSAAPETDEDLAPNTRGGEPPSCEKK; from the exons ATGCCCATTGAGTGCCTTATATCATTTGATAATAATCCACAAGGTGTCTACTATGCCGGACAGGAGCTATCCGGCGTTGTTGATCTCAGCGTCGACGCCACGAAGCGCATTAAAG GCATCCACGTCACCGTCAGCGGCTATGCCAAGATACGCTGGATAAAAAAGGGATATCCGCGCGACAGCGAGCGCGCCATGTGCCGTGCCTACCGATCGTATCTGTCCTCGCGGTCCTACGTCCTCGGATCCTGCGCGAACAACTCGAGCATCGACTGGCCGGCCGGCGAGTACTCGTACACCTTCCACGTGATTCTGCCCGACAATCTGCCTACGTCCTTCGACGGCAAGTATGGCCAGATCCACTACGAGATCATAACAACGATCGAAAGGGCCGCTCGCCACCCGAAGGTCTTTAAGCTGCCATTTACCGTAATACAACCGCTGGACCTGAACGCAGATGCAATTTACAGG GTTCCTCTGGAGATCCTCGATCGGAAACGGTTCTGGAGCTTCTGCTGCCCCACAGGCCCGCTGACGGTGAAGTTCTCGACGCCTTACTGCGGATATGCGCCCGGCCAGAAGATCCACTTCGTGCTGTACATCAACAACGAGTCCTCGATCGACATAATCGAATGCGAGGTCAAGCTGAAGCAGGAGGTGAGCTACGAGTCGCACGATCCGCAGCATGAGTACCGCTACGACAAGCACCTGATTGCGCGGAAGCAGTTCGGAAACGTGCTGAGATGGTCGAGAAAGGTGTACCGTGGGTATCTCGACCTGCCGTCGATACCGCCCACTTCGGTGAAGCCCACGTGCCCCATTAGCGTTAACTATTCGATTAAGATCATCGTGAACCCCACGGAGTTTCACTGGAAACTTAAGCTGAAGATTCCGCTGACCATCGGCAGTATACCGATCATGGATGGTCCGGAGGCCCTGTTGCGTTTCAatcgccagcagcaacagcaccaagTAGTTAGtcaaaatttacaaatgtCGACGCAGCAGCGTCAAAGGGATCGGGATCGTGATCGTGATATGAATGTGGATCGCGAAAGAGATCGAGATCGAGATCGGGACCGGATAAGTGCCTCAGTTCAGCAGCGACGTatcagcagcatcaacaacaacaacaacaatcatgGACGCCTTGTGGGCGGACTACTGCCGACCAATAGCAATATGAATATGATAACGAATGTCAGTCCCACGCCCACAAGCTCCACGCCCTCATCAACGCCAACAACTGCCGCCCTCAGGCCAACGGCCATGCCAGCGATTTTGGTGACCAGTGATAGCGATAATCCGCCGGACTATATACCCATGA TGCCGCCATCATATGAAGACGCCATGGCTCTAAGTGAGAAGTTCAGCGATGACACTGAGTTCTTGACCAACGTTAGCATGAGCAGCATTTTGTCCGCTCAGGCTGATGTTACCACAA AGACGCTCTACGATGAGTCCAGTTCCCGGCTGCGTCTTACACTCAGCTGCCAGGACTCGGCGGCACCGGAAACGGATGAGGATTTGGCCCCGAACACAAGAGGAGGAGAGCCCCCTTCTTGCGAAAAGAAATGA
- the CG3014 gene encoding uncharacterized protein, isoform C, translating into MPTTCVFQLDRLNPVYNSGEYISGRILLRTDKVKRVNAVYVTLEGEAKVQWSMSGKSETANYSGHQQYLHSRTNVFDNTLFRAGVHVYVLTLRIPPDCPSTCKGPYGYIAYTISLTIDKPWGFDEVFRKPIIVVQTLDLNYNAEFSLPVKDENLKYLCHWPCISGPICSTLTLPASGFTPLQEVPYRLEVDNQSPHYDIIGVEVSIKQHFVFLSRKPVKRNFYSKTLVKELISDRTLRLSKRQYESSICVPMDTPRSTLNPNYIVFLHYTLQVKLKTGYFHYDTDLSVPIIVGTTSLQHLRDSVHTQQPVRRTPTPERQRLIERVTPRPPTVEEDSAGEADPATDEPHRVIEDDEPPSYDSCLPPSFSFATLAGSQQTLGSNAAVVLQRIHLPKFPGFSTLIGTAPAHGMEDSGLDMHMYRSYGSLNTDHTGRSLDTFGSLCGPLSEHVEEQEQEAEENLDVTAQVHRPIQRATVSEVENVLQDEHLF; encoded by the exons ATGCCCACCACCTGTGTCTTTCAGCTGGATCGCCTGAATCCGGTTTACAACAGTGGGGAGTACATCAGTGGTCGCATTTTGCTGCGTACGGACAAGGTGAAGCGAGTCAATG CCGTATATGTGACTCTGGAGGGCGAGGCCAAGGTTCAGTGGTCGATGAGCGGCAAGAGCGAGACGGCCAACTACTCGGGCCATCAGCAATATTTACACTCACGCACCAATGTGTTCGATAACACCCTCTTCCGGGCCGGAGTCCACGTATACGTCCTCACCCTCAGGATTCCGCCGGACTGTCCCAGTACCTGCAAGGGTCCGTACGGCTATATAGCCTACACTATCTCGCTGACCATCGACAAGCCCTGGGGCTTCGACGAGGTGTTCCGGAAGCCCATCATCGTGGTGCAGACCCTGGATCTCAACTACAATGCAGAGTTTTCA CTACCTGTCAAGGACGAGAATCTGAAGTATCTCTGCCATTGGCCCTGCATTTCGGGACCCATCTGCTCCACCTTGACCTTGCCCGCCTCCGGATTCACGCCCCTTCAGGAGGTACCCTACAGGCTGGAGGTGGACAACCAGTCGCCACACTACGACATCATCGGCGTGGAGGTGTCCATCAAGCAGCACTTCGTCTTCCTGTCGCGAAAGCCCGTGAAGCGGAACTTCTACTCCAAGACACTGGTCAAGGAGCTGATCTCGGACCGCACCCTGCGCCTGTCCAAGCGGCAGTACGAGTCCAGCATCTGTGTGCCCATGGACACTCCCCGATCCACCCTGAACCCCAACTACATCGTCTTTCTGCACTACACGCTGCAGGTAAAGCTGAAGACGGGTTACTTCCACTACGACACGGACCTCTCAGTGCCCATCATCGTGGGCACCACCTCTTTGCAACACCTCAGGGACTCGGTTCACACCCAGCAGCCTGTGCGGAGGACGCCCACGCCAGAGAGACAGCGCCTGATCGAGCGGGTAACTCCCCGACCGCCAACAGTGGAGGAGGATTCCGCCGGAGAGGCAGATCCGGCTACCGATGAGCCGCACAGGGTGATCGAAGACGACGAGCCACCATCTTACGACAGTTGCC TTCCGCCCTCCTTCAGTTTTGCTACCCTGGCAGGAAGTCAGCAAACATTAGGGAGTAACGCCGCAGTGGTCCTGCAGCGGATCCACTTGCCCAAGTTTCCTGGATTTTCCACACTCATTGGGACAGCTCCTGCTCACGGAATGGAGGACTCTGGCCTGGACATGCACATGTACAGGTCGTACGGATCGCTTAACACGGATCACACAGGTCGGAGTCTGGACACTTTCGGATCCCTCTGTGGTCCACTGTCCGAACATGtcgaggagcaggagcaggaggcaGAAGAGAACCTGGATGTGACTGCCCAGGTGCATCGGCCGATTCAACGGGCAACGGTTTCGGAGGTCGAGAACGTCCTACAGGACGAGCACCTGTTCTAA
- the CG18268 gene encoding uncharacterized protein, whose amino-acid sequence MPINCEFNLSRAAAIYYNGEQISGSLTVTVDGKKSFKLEGVSVTLHGVSTVHWRESLRGPPEIEHNDSTGNLECPKVDYNGSKVHINETKKLNEVLQLENGTFRLGDFNFQLPENLPATCRLPFGNVEYVLKVVLERRGTHNKCFQQRLVIRKCVELADLKPQYMETANMGLTLPRSVFVPGQSVSYEICSKDGVQDFLTRLCKKISYTSQQPSAKTKNVTQVLSESSELNGNLRLPLTAPIMSHSDQLDPIQISYYIETFNSLNAPIKVPIFVATVAPPVNSQTESSQLCFVNMALSQSELLGPINQFLANSCSREIDALALSKHCERERIKLLKGPKRKKSYVHLALQYFYKKVLT is encoded by the exons ATGCCAATAAATTGCGAATTTAACTTATCGCGTGCCGCTGCCATTTATTACAACGGCGAGCAAATTTCGGGATCACTCACTGTGACAGTCGACGGGAAAAAAAGTTTCAAATTAGAGG GCGTAAGTGTCACTCTCCACGGAGTCTCGACGGTCCACTGGCGGGAGTCACTTCGAGGTCCGCCGGAAATCGAACACAATGATAGCACCGGAAACCTGGAGTGCCCCAAAGTGGATTACAACGGCAGCAAGGTGCACataaatgaaacgaaaaagTTAAACGAAGTACTTCAGCTAGAGAATGGTACCTTTCGATTGGGTGACTTCAATTTTCAGCTGCCTGAAAATCTGCCAGCCACCTGTAGACTTCCTTTCGGCAATGTGGAGTATGTGCTCAAGGTTGTTCTCGAAAGACGGGGAACACATAACAAATGCTTTCAGCAGCGATTGGTGATACGAAAGTGTGTGGAACTCGCCGATCTCAAGCCCCAATATATGGAGACTGCGAACATGGGACTTACATTGCCGCGAAGTGTTTTTGTTCCGGGTCAAAGTGTAAGCTATGAAATCTGTTCCAAAGATGGAGTCCAGGACTTCCTTACGCGCTTGTGTAAAAAAATCAGCTACACTAGTCAGCAACCAAGTGCCAAAACCAAGAATGTGACACAAGTGTTGTCCGAGAGTTCGGAACTTAATGGCAATCTTCGCCTGCCTCTGACAGCCCCTATTATGAGTCACTCAGATCAGCTGGACCCTATACAAATCAGTTATTACATTGAGACATTCAACTCCTTGAATGCCCCAATCAAAGTACCCATTTTCGTGGCCACTGTTGCACCCCCCGTGAATTCCCAAACGGAATCGTCGCAACTTTGCTTCGTTAATATGG CTCTTAGCCAGAGTGAGCTGCTGGGGCCAATTAATCAGTTTCTGGCCAACAGCTGTTCTCGGGAAATCGACGCCTTGGCGCTGAGCAAACATTGTGAACGTGAACGCATCAAGTTGCTAAAAGGCCCGAAGAGAAAAAAGTCGTACGTGCATTTAGCTTTGCAATACTTTTATAAGAAAGTACTAACCTGA
- the CG2993 gene encoding uncharacterized protein, isoform C: MPIECLISFDNNPQGVYYAGQELSGVVDLSVDATKRIKGIHVTVSGYAKIRWIKKGYPRDSERAMCRAYRSYLSSRSYVLGSCANNSSIDWPAGEYSYTFHVILPDNLPTSFDGKYGQIHYEIITTIERAARHPKVFKLPFTVIQPLDLNADAIYRVPLEILDRKRFWSFCCPTGPLTVKFSTPYCGYAPGQKIHFVLYINNESSIDIIECEVKLKQEVSYESHDPQHEYRYDKHLIARKQFGNVLRWSRKVYRGYLDLPSIPPTSVKPTCPISVNYSIKIIVNPTEFHWKLKLKIPLTIGSIPIMDGPEALLRFNRQQQQHQVVSQNLQMSTQQRQRDRDRDRDMNVDRERDRDRDRDRISASVQQRRISSINNNNNNHGRLVGGLLPTNSNMNMITNVSPTPTSSTPSSTPTTAALRPTAMPAILVTSDSDNPPDYIPMMPPSYEDAMALSEKFSDDTEFLTNVSMSSILSAQADVTTSEPFKPRYPVYYDYETPTIPPETLYDESSSRLRLTLSCQDSAAPETDEDLAPNTRGGEPPSCEKK; the protein is encoded by the exons ATGCCCATTGAGTGCCTTATATCATTTGATAATAATCCACAAGGTGTCTACTATGCCGGACAGGAGCTATCCGGCGTTGTTGATCTCAGCGTCGACGCCACGAAGCGCATTAAAG GCATCCACGTCACCGTCAGCGGCTATGCCAAGATACGCTGGATAAAAAAGGGATATCCGCGCGACAGCGAGCGCGCCATGTGCCGTGCCTACCGATCGTATCTGTCCTCGCGGTCCTACGTCCTCGGATCCTGCGCGAACAACTCGAGCATCGACTGGCCGGCCGGCGAGTACTCGTACACCTTCCACGTGATTCTGCCCGACAATCTGCCTACGTCCTTCGACGGCAAGTATGGCCAGATCCACTACGAGATCATAACAACGATCGAAAGGGCCGCTCGCCACCCGAAGGTCTTTAAGCTGCCATTTACCGTAATACAACCGCTGGACCTGAACGCAGATGCAATTTACAGG GTTCCTCTGGAGATCCTCGATCGGAAACGGTTCTGGAGCTTCTGCTGCCCCACAGGCCCGCTGACGGTGAAGTTCTCGACGCCTTACTGCGGATATGCGCCCGGCCAGAAGATCCACTTCGTGCTGTACATCAACAACGAGTCCTCGATCGACATAATCGAATGCGAGGTCAAGCTGAAGCAGGAGGTGAGCTACGAGTCGCACGATCCGCAGCATGAGTACCGCTACGACAAGCACCTGATTGCGCGGAAGCAGTTCGGAAACGTGCTGAGATGGTCGAGAAAGGTGTACCGTGGGTATCTCGACCTGCCGTCGATACCGCCCACTTCGGTGAAGCCCACGTGCCCCATTAGCGTTAACTATTCGATTAAGATCATCGTGAACCCCACGGAGTTTCACTGGAAACTTAAGCTGAAGATTCCGCTGACCATCGGCAGTATACCGATCATGGATGGTCCGGAGGCCCTGTTGCGTTTCAatcgccagcagcaacagcaccaagTAGTTAGtcaaaatttacaaatgtCGACGCAGCAGCGTCAAAGGGATCGGGATCGTGATCGTGATATGAATGTGGATCGCGAAAGAGATCGAGATCGAGATCGGGACCGGATAAGTGCCTCAGTTCAGCAGCGACGTatcagcagcatcaacaacaacaacaacaatcatgGACGCCTTGTGGGCGGACTACTGCCGACCAATAGCAATATGAATATGATAACGAATGTCAGTCCCACGCCCACAAGCTCCACGCCCTCATCAACGCCAACAACTGCCGCCCTCAGGCCAACGGCCATGCCAGCGATTTTGGTGACCAGTGATAGCGATAATCCGCCGGACTATATACCCATGA TGCCGCCATCATATGAAGACGCCATGGCTCTAAGTGAGAAGTTCAGCGATGACACTGAGTTCTTGACCAACGTTAGCATGAGCAGCATTTTGTCCGCTCAGGCTGATGTTACCACAAGTGAGCCCTTTAAGCCGCGTTATCCGGTCTATTACGATTATGAGACACCGACCATACCGCCCG AGACGCTCTACGATGAGTCCAGTTCCCGGCTGCGTCTTACACTCAGCTGCCAGGACTCGGCGGCACCGGAAACGGATGAGGATTTGGCCCCGAACACAAGAGGAGGAGAGCCCCCTTCTTGCGAAAAGAAATGA
- the CG2993 gene encoding uncharacterized protein, isoform A: protein MPIECLISFDNNPQGVYYAGQELSGVVDLSVDATKRIKGIHVTVSGYAKIRWIKKGYPRDSERAMCRAYRSYLSSRSYVLGSCANNSSIDWPAGEYSYTFHVILPDNLPTSFDGKYGQIHYEIITTIERAARHPKVFKLPFTVIQPLDLNADAIYRVPLEILDRKRFWSFCCPTGPLTVKFSTPYCGYAPGQKIHFVLYINNESSIDIIECEVKLKQEVSYESHDPQHEYRYDKHLIARKQFGNVLRWSRKVYRGYLDLPSIPPTSVKPTCPISVNYSIKIIVNPTEFHWKLKLKIPLTIGSIPIMDGPEALLRFNRQQQQHQVVSQNLQMSTQQRQRDRDRDRDMNVDRERDRDRDRDRISASVQQRRISSINNNNNNHGRLVGGLLPTNSNMNMITNVSPTPTSSTPSSTPTTAALRPTAMPAILVTSDSDNPPDYIPMMPPSYEDAMALSEKFSDDTEFLTNVSMSSILSAQADVTTSEPFKPRYPVYYDYETPTIPPGSDDSNESDT from the exons ATGCCCATTGAGTGCCTTATATCATTTGATAATAATCCACAAGGTGTCTACTATGCCGGACAGGAGCTATCCGGCGTTGTTGATCTCAGCGTCGACGCCACGAAGCGCATTAAAG GCATCCACGTCACCGTCAGCGGCTATGCCAAGATACGCTGGATAAAAAAGGGATATCCGCGCGACAGCGAGCGCGCCATGTGCCGTGCCTACCGATCGTATCTGTCCTCGCGGTCCTACGTCCTCGGATCCTGCGCGAACAACTCGAGCATCGACTGGCCGGCCGGCGAGTACTCGTACACCTTCCACGTGATTCTGCCCGACAATCTGCCTACGTCCTTCGACGGCAAGTATGGCCAGATCCACTACGAGATCATAACAACGATCGAAAGGGCCGCTCGCCACCCGAAGGTCTTTAAGCTGCCATTTACCGTAATACAACCGCTGGACCTGAACGCAGATGCAATTTACAGG GTTCCTCTGGAGATCCTCGATCGGAAACGGTTCTGGAGCTTCTGCTGCCCCACAGGCCCGCTGACGGTGAAGTTCTCGACGCCTTACTGCGGATATGCGCCCGGCCAGAAGATCCACTTCGTGCTGTACATCAACAACGAGTCCTCGATCGACATAATCGAATGCGAGGTCAAGCTGAAGCAGGAGGTGAGCTACGAGTCGCACGATCCGCAGCATGAGTACCGCTACGACAAGCACCTGATTGCGCGGAAGCAGTTCGGAAACGTGCTGAGATGGTCGAGAAAGGTGTACCGTGGGTATCTCGACCTGCCGTCGATACCGCCCACTTCGGTGAAGCCCACGTGCCCCATTAGCGTTAACTATTCGATTAAGATCATCGTGAACCCCACGGAGTTTCACTGGAAACTTAAGCTGAAGATTCCGCTGACCATCGGCAGTATACCGATCATGGATGGTCCGGAGGCCCTGTTGCGTTTCAatcgccagcagcaacagcaccaagTAGTTAGtcaaaatttacaaatgtCGACGCAGCAGCGTCAAAGGGATCGGGATCGTGATCGTGATATGAATGTGGATCGCGAAAGAGATCGAGATCGAGATCGGGACCGGATAAGTGCCTCAGTTCAGCAGCGACGTatcagcagcatcaacaacaacaacaacaatcatgGACGCCTTGTGGGCGGACTACTGCCGACCAATAGCAATATGAATATGATAACGAATGTCAGTCCCACGCCCACAAGCTCCACGCCCTCATCAACGCCAACAACTGCCGCCCTCAGGCCAACGGCCATGCCAGCGATTTTGGTGACCAGTGATAGCGATAATCCGCCGGACTATATACCCATGA TGCCGCCATCATATGAAGACGCCATGGCTCTAAGTGAGAAGTTCAGCGATGACACTGAGTTCTTGACCAACGTTAGCATGAGCAGCATTTTGTCCGCTCAGGCTGATGTTACCACAAGTGAGCCCTTTAAGCCGCGTTATCCGGTCTATTACGATTATGAGACACCGACCATACCGCCCGGTAGTGATGATTCCAATGAATCCGACACATAA